The proteins below are encoded in one region of Chroicocephalus ridibundus chromosome 9, bChrRid1.1, whole genome shotgun sequence:
- the DLG3 gene encoding disks large homolog 3 isoform X10, translating into MQLSLGLRSPLMLPSTLGSDCQANPAPIIVNTDSLEQGLSVNGSDGMFKYEEIVLERGNSGLGFSIAGGIDNPHIPDDPGIFITKIIPGGAAAMDGRLGVNDCVLRVNDVDVSEVVHSKAVEALKEAGPVVRLVVRRRQPPPETIMEVNLMKGPKGLGFSIAGGIGNQHIPGDNSIYITKIIEGGAAQKDGRLQIGDRLLAVNNTNLQDVRHEEAVAALKNTSDMVYLKVAKPGNIHLNDMYAPPDYASTFSSLADNHISHNSSLGYLGSVESKPAYPVPPQVTPSRYSPIPRHMIGDEDFTREPRKIILHKGSTGLGFNIVGGEDGEGIFVSFILAGGPADLSGELRRGDRILSVNGVNLRNATHEQAAAALKRAGQTVTIIAQYRPEEYSRFESKIHDLREQMMNSSMSSGSGSLRTSEKRSLYVRALFDYDRTRDSCLPSQGLSFSYGDILHVINASDDEWWQARLVTPHGESEQIGVIPSKKRVEKKERARLKTVKFHARTGMIESNRSIKTKRKKSFRLSRKFPFYKSKENLAQESSGQEQGVTSNTSDSESSSKGQEDTILSYEPVTRQEIHYARPVIILGPTKDRINDDLISEFPHKFGSCVPHTTRPRRENEVDGQDYHFVVSREQMEKDIQDNKFIEAGQFNDNLYGTSIQSVRAVAERGKHCILDVSGNAIKRLQQAQLYPIAIFIKPKSIEALMEMNRRQTYEQANKVFDKAMKLEQEFGEYFTAIVQGDSLEEIYSKIKQIIEDQSGHYIWVPSPEKL; encoded by the exons gTGAACGGCAGCGATGGGATGTTCAAATACGAGGAGATCGTCTTGGAAAGG GGTAATTCTGGCCTCGGCTTCAGCATAGCGGGAGGAATCGACAACCCCCACATTCCAGATGACCCGGGAATCTTCATCACCAAAATCATCCCCGGGGGAGCGGCAGCCATGGACGGCCGTCTGGG GGTGAACGACTGCGTGCTGCGGGTGAATGACGTGGACGTCTCCGAGGTGGTGCACAGCAAAGCCGTGGAGGCCCTGAAGGAAGCGGGCCCCGTGGTGCGGCTCGTGGTGCGTCGCCGGCAGCCCCCGCCAGAGACCATCATGGAGGTCAACCTGATGAAGGGTCCCAAAG GCCTGGGGTTCAGCATCGCGGGGGGCATTGGGAACCAGCACATCCCCGGGGACAACAGCATCTACATCACCAAGATCATCGAGGGCGGCGCTGCCCAGAAGGATGGGCGCCTGCAGATCGGGGACCGGCTGCTGGCG GTGAATAACACGAACCTGCAGGACGTGAGGCACGAGGAGGCGGTGGCCGCCCTGAAGAACACCTCTGACATGGTGTACCTGAAAGTGGCCAAGCCCGGCAACATCCACCTCAACGACATGTACGCGCCCCCCGACTACGCCAGCA ccttctcATCCTTGGCTGACAACCACATAAGCCATAACTCCAGTCTGGGCTACCTGGGCAGCGTTGAGAGCAAGCCTGCCTACCCCGTCCCTCCCCAGGTGACTCCATCCCGGTACTCGCCCATCCCTCGGCACATGATCGGGGATGAGGACTTCACAAG GGAGCCCCGGAAAATCATCCTGCACAAAGGCTCCACTGGTCTGGGCTTCAACATCGTCGGGGGGGAAGATGGCGAGGGGATCTTCGTGTCCTTCATCCTGGCCGGAGGCCCCGCCGACCTCAGCGGGGAGCTGCGGCGGGGAGACCGCATCCTCTCG GTGAACGGCGTGAACCTCCGCAACGCCACCCACgagcaggcggcggcggcgctgaaGCGGGCGGGGCAGACGGTGACCATCATCGCGCAGTACCGGCCCGAAG AGTACAGCCGCTTCGAGTCCAAGATCCATGACCTGAGAGAGCAGATGATGAACAGCAGCATGAGCTCCGGTTCCGGCTCGCTCCGGACAAGCGAGAAAAGATCTCTCTATGTCCG AGCCCTCTTTGACTACGACCGGACCCGGGACAGTTGCTTGCCCAGCCAGGGGCTCAGTTTCTCCTATGGGGACATCCTGCATGTCATCAATGCCTCCGATGATGAGTGGTGGCAAGCCAGGCTTGTCACGCCCCATGGCGAGAGCGAGCAGATCGGGGTCATCCCCAGCAAGAAAAG GgtggaaaagaaggagagagcaCGGTTGAAAACAGTGAAGTTCCACGCCAGGACTGGCATGATTGAGTCCAACAGG TCGATCAAAACGAAACGTAAAAAGAGTTTCCGCCTCTCTCGAAAGTTTCCATTTTACAAGAGCAAAGAGAACCTGGCCCAGGAGAGCAGCGGACAGGAAC AGGGCGTGACATCAAACACCAGTGACAGCGAGAGCAGTTCCA AAGGACAAGAGGACACCATCCTGTCGTATGAGCCAGTGACGCGGCAAGAAA TTCACTATGCGAGGCCGGTGATCATCCTGGGGCCGACAAAGGACCGAATTAACGACGATCTCATCTCCGAATTCCCACACAAGTTTGGTTCCTGTGTGCCAC ACACCACCAGACCTCGGCGCGAGAACGAGGTGGACGGACAAGACTACCATTTCGTGGTATCCCGTGAGCAAATGGAGAAGGACATCCAGGACAACAAGTTCATAGAGGCTGGGCAGTTCAATGACAACCTCTACGGGACCAGCATTCAGTCAGTGCGGGCAGTGGCGGAGAGG GGGAAACACTGCATCCTGGACGTGTCTGGCAATGCTATCAAGAGGTTGCAACAAGCACAACTTTATCCCATTGCCATTTTCATCAAACCAAAATCCATCGAAGCTCTCAT GGAGATGAACCGGAGACAGACGTATGAACAGGCCAACAAGGTCTTTGACAAAGCCATGAAACTTGAGCAAGAGTTTGGAGAGTATTTTACAG ccatCGTACAAGGAGACTCTCTTGAAGAGATTTACAGCAAAATCAAACAGATCATTGAGGACCAGTCCGGGCACTACATCTGGGTCCCGTCCCCAGAGAAACTCTGA
- the DLG3 gene encoding disks large homolog 3 isoform X11 produces the protein MMNSSMSSGSGSLRTSEKRSLYVRALFDYDRTRDSCLPSQGLSFSYGDILHVINASDDEWWQARLVTPHGESEQIGVIPSKKRVEKKERARLKTVKFHARTGMIESNRSIKTKRKKSFRLSRKFPFYKSKENLAQESSGQEQGVTSNTSDSESSSKGQEDTILSYEPVTRQEIHYARPVIILGPTKDRINDDLISEFPHKFGSCVPHTTRPRRENEVDGQDYHFVVSREQMEKDIQDNKFIEAGQFNDNLYGTSIQSVRAVAERGKHCILDVSGNAIKRLQQAQLYPIAIFIKPKSIEALMEMNRRQTYEQANKVFDKAMKLEQEFGEYFTAIVQGDSLEEIYSKIKQIIEDQSGHYIWVPSPEKL, from the exons ATGATGAACAGCAGCATGAGCTCCGGTTCCGGCTCGCTCCGGACAAGCGAGAAAAGATCTCTCTATGTCCG AGCCCTCTTTGACTACGACCGGACCCGGGACAGTTGCTTGCCCAGCCAGGGGCTCAGTTTCTCCTATGGGGACATCCTGCATGTCATCAATGCCTCCGATGATGAGTGGTGGCAAGCCAGGCTTGTCACGCCCCATGGCGAGAGCGAGCAGATCGGGGTCATCCCCAGCAAGAAAAG GgtggaaaagaaggagagagcaCGGTTGAAAACAGTGAAGTTCCACGCCAGGACTGGCATGATTGAGTCCAACAGG TCGATCAAAACGAAACGTAAAAAGAGTTTCCGCCTCTCTCGAAAGTTTCCATTTTACAAGAGCAAAGAGAACCTGGCCCAGGAGAGCAGCGGACAGGAAC AGGGCGTGACATCAAACACCAGTGACAGCGAGAGCAGTTCCA AAGGACAAGAGGACACCATCCTGTCGTATGAGCCAGTGACGCGGCAAGAAA TTCACTATGCGAGGCCGGTGATCATCCTGGGGCCGACAAAGGACCGAATTAACGACGATCTCATCTCCGAATTCCCACACAAGTTTGGTTCCTGTGTGCCAC ACACCACCAGACCTCGGCGCGAGAACGAGGTGGACGGACAAGACTACCATTTCGTGGTATCCCGTGAGCAAATGGAGAAGGACATCCAGGACAACAAGTTCATAGAGGCTGGGCAGTTCAATGACAACCTCTACGGGACCAGCATTCAGTCAGTGCGGGCAGTGGCGGAGAGG GGGAAACACTGCATCCTGGACGTGTCTGGCAATGCTATCAAGAGGTTGCAACAAGCACAACTTTATCCCATTGCCATTTTCATCAAACCAAAATCCATCGAAGCTCTCAT GGAGATGAACCGGAGACAGACGTATGAACAGGCCAACAAGGTCTTTGACAAAGCCATGAAACTTGAGCAAGAGTTTGGAGAGTATTTTACAG ccatCGTACAAGGAGACTCTCTTGAAGAGATTTACAGCAAAATCAAACAGATCATTGAGGACCAGTCCGGGCACTACATCTGGGTCCCGTCCCCAGAGAAACTCTGA